The Salvia miltiorrhiza cultivar Shanhuang (shh) chromosome 1, IMPLAD_Smil_shh, whole genome shotgun sequence genome has a window encoding:
- the LOC131006008 gene encoding zinc finger protein ZAT12-like produces MMKRSRDGEADDISVMANCLMLLSTAVAGTGASDGRGDSSRIFTCKTCNRQFPSFQALGGHRASHKKPRLGGGGEPPSPSPPKPKTHECSICGQEFPLGQALGGHMRRHRTAMVDQSHRAPPPSPPLSLFPVVKKPNNRRVFSLDLNLTPLENQYFFIASSYV; encoded by the coding sequence ATGATGAAGAGGAGTCGAGACGGCGAGGCCGACGACATCTCCGTCATGGCCAACTGCTTGATGCTTTTATCCACTGCCGTCGCTGGCACTGGTGCCAGCGACGGCAGAGGAGATTCGTCGCGAATCTTCACATGCAAGACGTGCAACAGGCAGTTCCCGTCGTTCCAAGCGCTCGGGGGCCACCGCGCCAGCCACAAGAAGCCGCGACTGGGCGGCGGCGgagagccgccgtcgccgtcgccgccgaAGCCGAAGACCCACGAGTGCTCCATTTGCGGGCAGGAGTTCCCGTTGGGTCAAGCCCTCGGAGGCCACATGAGGAGGCACAGAACGGCCATGGTTGATCAGAGCCAccgcgcgccgccgccgtcgccgccgttGTCCCTTTTTCCggtggtgaagaagccgaaCAACAGGAGGGTCTTCTCCCTCGATCTCAACTTGACTCCGTTAGAGAATCAGTATTTTTTTATTGCTTCTTCGTATGTATAA